Sequence from the Numida meleagris isolate 19003 breed g44 Domestic line chromosome 2, NumMel1.0, whole genome shotgun sequence genome:
taaaggcTATAACAGGTGAAGGAGATGCAAAGATGACAGTGGAGTTGAAATTAAACTTGAGTGATTTCTAGTTTGCATCAAGGTTTATTAAGATAGTTACGAATCTAAAAACATCAGGAAGATTTGCTTGTTGTAACATAACTGACTTAGGTGGCATTAGTTATATAAAATCAgttagtgttgtttttctttggtggGAAGGAAAGTTAGTTGTTCAGTAGTTTGTGGTTACAAGTTACTATACATACCAAGCAAAATTCCTGTCTTGTTTTATCCAGAACCTTGCAGTGATTCTTTTGAACTTTCAAGAGTAACTGATAAATCATAAGGCTAAGTGGATTATCTGCggttttaaaatgctctttgaATTGTAATATTTGAGGTTACAAGGGCTTTTTGTTCCTAACTATGAATTTTTACTCTTACTTCAATAGCATAACTAATTTTAATTGTTGTGTGTAATATCTCTTTAAGAACATCCTACTATCACCAAAGCACTTCATTAAGGTCTTACTACATCTGTGTAGGTTGGAAGTATCACCTGAACTATCAGTTACTCTTAAAAGTGAAGTTTCAATGCTAACTTTTCAACAGCTGTGCCATATTGTGCAGATAAAGCAGTAGTTATCACTAAAcatcttaaaaatgttttcagacagCAGAATGAGCATTTTAGCTGTGTGAGGTATGAAGgggatattttatttcagaggtgAAGAGGTGAAATCTAACAAGACTTGCTTAATTCTAGAAGGTAACAGTTTCTGTGAAGCAAGATAGGGAAACCTTTTGAAgtagaagaacagaaaaaaatgaaatgtaaacatGAAGTAACATTGGAGCAATTACAGATCAGttaattgaaatgaaatttgtttACAGTTTCCCTATTGTTTCTTCTCTACGGAAACCTCAGCCCCATTTCATCAAGATGCAAAGGAGAGTATTGCATACTGCTTCTCAGCTGGCCCACGGgatgtgtttgctttttcctcgCACTGGTGTCTTTCAGGGCTTAAAAGGACCGTCGGTGTCATCTAATGTCAGATGCAAAGTGATTTTGGCATCGGACCCTCCTAAACGATGTCTTCGTGTGGGTACGGCACTCTTTGCCTCAAAGAGAAGTGCTGCTTCATCGCAGCCAGCAGACACTCCCAGGAAAGTACCAGAAGAGAGAGAACCTTTGACTTCAGCCACTGAAGCACACCAACAGAGCCCTGTAGAGTCAGATACTTCAGATCCTGATCCATTGCAAGACAAATCAATTAGTCTCGTTCAAAGGTTCAAGAAAACTTTTAAACAGTATGGTAAAGTCATGATTCCCGTTCATCTTGTGACCTCCACTGTGTGGTTTGGATCCTTCTACTATGCAGCCATGAAGTAAGTAGATTCGTTGCAGTACGTAATACTGCTGTTGAATTGCCCTGGACTTTCACAGGTGAAAGGACATTATTTATTATGCTGTGTTAGAAAGCACCTCTGTACGTGATAGGAAAATGAGCCACGTTTTTACCTGAAGCAAAAGATCAATACTGAAAGTATATCGGGTTCACAAGAGCCTTGTTTACTTGCTTTTATAACTTGCTTTTACAGTGACTGCTGTAAACCAGACATGCATTTGTTACATTTGGAAATGTAGTATTTGCAGGAATGTAGATGTCCGCAAAATATACATGGATATAAACAGCATTAAAATGATTAGTAACCTTTCACAAAATATAAGTAGAAATTTGGAATCCTGGTTGAGTTGTGAGGTAAAAATCTTCATAGACCTGTTCTTTATTTGTCTTTGGATTTGAAGAATGTTTCACCACTTCCATTGCCCTTCATCCCTAGTCTCCCATCACTGCATTTTGGAATCTTTTACTTCACTCTGAGCTCCTCACGAAACatacatctttccttttttattcctgcttcctgtctttccttccctctactggaaaaaaaattactcctgTAGCCCAGACTTTTAATTGGAAAATTAAGTATTTG
This genomic interval carries:
- the FAM210A gene encoding protein FAM210A isoform X2, which encodes MQRRVLHTASQLAHGMCLLFPRTGVFQGLKGPSVSSNVRCKVILASDPPKRCLRVGTALFASKRSAASSQPADTPRKVPEEREPLTSATEAHQQSPVESDTSDPDPLQDKSISLVQRFKKTFKQYGKVMIPVHLVTSTVWFGSFYYAAMKGVNVVPFLELIGLPDSIVDILKNSQSGNALTAYALYKIATPARYTVTLGGTSITVKYLRKSGYMSTPPPVKEYLQDRMEETKDKITEKMEETKDKITEKMEETKDKITEKIQETKDKVSFKKIKD
- the FAM210A gene encoding protein FAM210A isoform X1, with protein sequence MQRRVLHTASQLAHGMCLLFPRTGVFQGLKGPSVSSNVRCKVILASDPPKRCLRVGTALFASKRSAASSQPADTPRKVPEEREPLTSATEAHQQSPVESDTSDPDPLQDKSISLVQRFKKTFKQYGKVMIPVHLVTSTVWFGSFYYAAMKGVNVVPFLELIGLPDSIVDILKNSQSGNALTAYALYKIATPARYTVTLGGTSITVKYLRKSGYMSTPPPVKEYLQDRMEETKDKITEKMEETKDKITEKMEETKDKITEKMEETKDKITEKIQETKDKVSFKKIKD